From one Musa acuminata AAA Group cultivar baxijiao chromosome BXJ2-6, Cavendish_Baxijiao_AAA, whole genome shotgun sequence genomic stretch:
- the LOC135615228 gene encoding NAD(P)H-quinone oxidoreductase subunit 2 B, chloroplastic-like — translation MAITEFLLFVLTATLGGMFLCGANDLITIFVASECFSLCSYLLSGYTKRDVRSNEATMKYLLMGGASSSILVHGFSWLYGSSGGEIELQEIVNGFINTQMYNSPGISIALISITVGIGFKLSPAPFHQWTPDVYEGVRFVRQIPTSISISEMFGFFKTP, via the coding sequence atggctataacagagtttctgttattcgtattaacagctactctaggaggaatgtttttatgtggtgctaacgatttaataactatctttgtagcttcagaatgtttcagtttatgttcctacctattatctggatataccaagagagatgtacggtctaatgaggctactatgaaatatttactcatgggtggggcaagctcttctattctggttcatggtttctcttggctatatggttcatctgggggggagattgagcttcaagaaatagtgaatggttttatcaatacacaaatgtataactccccaggaatttcaattgcgcttatatccatcactgtaggaattgggttcaagctttccccagccccttttcatcaatggactcctgacgtatacgaaggagtgcggttcgttcgacaaattcctacctctatatctatctctgagatgtttggatttttcaaaactccatag
- the LOC135615227 gene encoding NAD(P)H-quinone oxidoreductase subunit 2, chloroplastic: MILGNLIAITQTSMKRMLAYSSIDQIGYVIIGIIVGDSNDRYASMITYMLFYISMNLGTFACIVLFGLRTGTDNIRDYAGLYTKDPFLALSSALCLLSLGGLPPLAGFFGKLHLFWCGWQAGLYFLVSIGLLTSVVSIYYYLKIIKLLMTGRNQEITPYVRNYRRSPLRSNNSIELSMTVCVIASTIPGISMNPILAIPQDTLF, from the coding sequence atgatattggggaatctcattgctattactcaaacaagcatgaaacgtatgcttgcatattcgtccatcgatcaaatcggatatgtaattattggaataattgttggagactcaaatgatcgatatgcaagcatgataacttatatgctgttctatatctccatgaatctaggaacttttgcttgcattgtattatttggtctacgtaccggaactgataacattcgagattatgcaggattatacacgaaagatccttttttggctctctcttcagccctatgtctcttatccctaggaggtcttcctccactagcaggttttttcggaaaactccatctattctggtgtggatggcaggcaggcctatatttcttggtttcaataggactccttacgagcgttgtttctatctactattatctaaaaataatcaagttattaatgactggacgaaatcaagaaataaccccttacgtgcgaaattatagaagatctcctttaagatcaaacaattccatcgaattgagtatgactgtatgtgtgatagcatctactataccaggaatatcaatgaacccaattcttgcaattcctcaggataccctcttttag